One genomic window of Deinococcus aetherius includes the following:
- a CDS encoding sensor histidine kinase yields the protein MRSLRARLVRAFTLVSLPALLLLAGVTFGYARHTYLALREAEVLRELDNNIRAHYRWRGTLAGLQPQEPPPEERNLEPERRPPPPTSLPPFLVLDPEFRVLSGVPGYPTGAVLPAARRAGLREVRVNGKAVAYLYATGTLPPLDAQSQTFLTQTALLLLGAVGLAALLATGLGAAVSRHLLAPLRALQRGVRSLTVGRAPQPLPAGPPDELGELLAAFNAMTAELERRRVASRQLSADIAHDLTTPLSVMRATLEAMLEGTLSPTPERLTRLHTQTGHLLHLTGDLRLLSLADAGDLTLHRREVSVGALLAGVVAAFEDRAGHAGVTLTVQAAGGPPAWIDPVRVTQVLHNLVQNALNHTPPGGTVTLGAEAPEAATWRLTVRDTGRGIPPEHLERVFDRLHRVDDARSAPGSGLGLSIARTLAEAHGGTLTLESRVGEGTTATLTLPRTDRAEPGRLLEKSRAPRWG from the coding sequence TTGAGAAGCCTGCGCGCCCGGCTCGTCCGCGCCTTCACCCTGGTGAGCCTGCCCGCCCTGCTGCTGCTGGCCGGGGTGACCTTCGGGTACGCCCGGCACACCTACCTGGCCCTGCGGGAGGCGGAGGTGCTGCGCGAACTGGACAACAACATTCGGGCACACTACCGCTGGAGGGGCACCCTGGCGGGGCTGCAACCCCAGGAGCCGCCGCCCGAGGAGCGCAACCTGGAGCCGGAGCGTCGCCCGCCGCCGCCGACCTCCCTGCCTCCCTTCCTGGTGCTGGACCCGGAGTTTCGCGTGCTGAGTGGCGTCCCCGGTTACCCGACGGGGGCGGTCCTCCCCGCCGCGCGGCGGGCCGGGCTGCGGGAGGTCCGGGTGAACGGGAAGGCCGTCGCCTACCTGTACGCCACGGGCACGCTCCCACCCCTCGACGCGCAAAGCCAGACGTTCCTGACGCAGACCGCCCTGCTGCTGCTGGGGGCCGTGGGACTGGCGGCCCTGCTCGCCACCGGGCTGGGGGCCGCCGTCTCGCGCCACCTCCTCGCGCCGCTGCGGGCCCTGCAACGCGGAGTCCGGTCCCTGACCGTGGGCCGCGCGCCCCAGCCCCTTCCCGCAGGTCCGCCGGACGAGCTGGGCGAGCTGCTGGCCGCCTTCAACGCCATGACGGCGGAGCTGGAGAGGCGCCGGGTGGCGAGTCGGCAGTTGAGCGCCGACATCGCGCACGACCTCACCACGCCGCTGAGCGTCATGCGCGCCACGCTGGAGGCGATGCTGGAGGGCACCCTGAGCCCCACGCCCGAGAGATTGACCCGCCTCCACACCCAGACGGGGCACCTGCTGCACCTGACCGGGGACCTGCGCCTGCTGTCGCTCGCCGACGCGGGGGACCTGACCCTGCACCGCCGGGAGGTGAGCGTCGGGGCGCTCCTCGCCGGGGTGGTGGCCGCCTTCGAGGACCGAGCCGGGCACGCGGGTGTGACGCTCACCGTCCAGGCTGCCGGGGGGCCGCCTGCCTGGATCGACCCGGTGCGAGTCACCCAGGTTCTGCACAATCTCGTTCAGAACGCCCTCAACCACACGCCGCCCGGGGGCACGGTGACGCTTGGCGCCGAGGCACCGGAGGCAGCGACTTGGCGCCTCACCGTGCGGGACACGGGGCGGGGCATTCCCCCCGAACATCTGGAGCGGGTCTTCGACCGCCTGCACCGCGTCGATGATGCCCGGAGCGCCCCCGGCAGCGGCCTCGGCCTGAGTATCGCCCGCACCCTGGCCGAGGCGCACGGCGGCACCCTGACGCTGGAAAGCCGGGTGGGCGAGGGCACGACCGCCACCCTGACGCTGCCCCGGACGGACCGGGCCGAGCCCGGACGCCTCCTGGAAAAATCGAGAGCCCCGAGGTGGGGGTGA
- a CDS encoding DUF3500 domain-containing protein has product MKRSLTLALLIGTAAFGGRLATTALAGGAGPTPPATATLRADGTVVTTGLRLGGQNVTLPAQCVGLTNQTARVVCAANAFLATLSAEQRARVLLPASKANAARWSNLPVAIVPRNGVALGTLNPTQLAAALAVVKTVTGSAVDEGYDEVLQLRLADDVLNISGNTNGVGGGGAPPGPPPNGAPAGGTPPGGAPGGSPPTGGFPAGGLTGNDYGSGLYSLAFLGTPSTTGTWQLQFGGHHLAVNTTFRAGQVVGATPKFTGVEPRVWTANGKTYAPLRTEHDTMAAMLAGLNGKQLAAARLSQTFSDVLLGPGKDGQFPATKAGVRVGTLGAAQRARVLAAIRPWVQDADDATAARLLAVYGQELNDTYIAYSGNPTLTKNADYVRIDGPSVWIEFACQNGVVYRSQIHYHTIWRDHTRDYGGEYSF; this is encoded by the coding sequence TTGAAACGTTCCCTCACCCTGGCACTCCTGATAGGAACGGCGGCGTTCGGCGGCCGCCTCGCCACCACCGCGCTCGCGGGCGGGGCCGGGCCGACCCCCCCGGCAACCGCCACCCTGCGCGCGGACGGCACGGTCGTCACCACGGGCCTGCGCCTCGGCGGCCAGAACGTCACCCTTCCGGCGCAGTGCGTGGGGCTCACCAACCAGACCGCCCGGGTGGTGTGCGCGGCCAATGCCTTCCTCGCCACGCTGAGCGCCGAGCAGCGGGCCAGGGTCCTCCTGCCCGCGTCGAAAGCGAACGCGGCTCGGTGGTCTAACCTCCCCGTCGCCATCGTGCCGCGTAACGGCGTCGCGCTCGGCACCCTGAACCCCACCCAGCTCGCCGCCGCGCTCGCGGTCGTGAAGACCGTGACGGGCTCTGCGGTGGACGAGGGCTACGACGAGGTGTTGCAGCTTCGCCTCGCCGACGACGTGCTCAACATCTCGGGCAACACGAACGGCGTGGGGGGCGGAGGAGCGCCTCCTGGCCCGCCCCCGAACGGAGCGCCTGCGGGTGGGACACCTCCCGGTGGAGCGCCAGGAGGCTCGCCGCCGACCGGAGGCTTCCCGGCGGGAGGTCTCACGGGGAACGATTACGGCAGCGGCCTGTACTCCCTGGCCTTTCTGGGCACCCCCAGCACGACGGGCACGTGGCAGCTCCAGTTCGGCGGGCACCACCTCGCGGTGAACACGACCTTCAGGGCCGGACAGGTCGTGGGCGCCACGCCGAAGTTCACCGGGGTGGAACCCAGGGTCTGGACGGCGAACGGCAAGACCTACGCGCCGCTCAGGACCGAACACGACACGATGGCCGCTATGCTCGCGGGGCTCAACGGCAAGCAGCTCGCCGCCGCCCGGCTCTCCCAGACCTTCAGCGACGTGCTGCTGGGACCGGGGAAGGACGGCCAGTTCCCCGCCACGAAGGCGGGCGTGCGGGTCGGCACGCTGGGCGCCGCGCAAAGAGCCCGGGTGCTCGCCGCCATCCGGCCCTGGGTGCAGGACGCCGACGACGCCACCGCCGCCCGGCTCCTGGCCGTGTACGGGCAGGAATTGAACGATACCTACATCGCCTACTCCGGCAACCCCACGCTGACGAAGAACGCCGATTACGTCCGCATCGACGGCCCCAGCGTGTGGATCGAGTTCGCGTGCCAGAACGGCGTCGTGTACCGCTCGCAGATTCACTACCACACCATCTGGCGCGACCACACCCGCGACTACGGCGGCGAGTACAGCTTCTAG
- a CDS encoding response regulator transcription factor, whose protein sequence is MPHLLVIEDNPDMSALLHEYFGALGYRVTSAREGRAGLQAALHTGPDLIVLDVMLPGLGGLEVLRRLRAESDAPVLMLTAREGEADKVLALELGADDYVTKPFSVAELLARVKALLRRTRPVGECGPLRHGALSLDARSREVRLRGEVVHLTRVEFELLHLLLLSPQRVFTRAELLTHLQEDAGGSERTINVHVRNLRAKLSEDAELLETVYGVGYRLREVP, encoded by the coding sequence GTGCCACACCTGCTCGTCATCGAGGACAACCCGGACATGAGTGCCCTGCTGCACGAGTATTTCGGGGCGTTGGGCTACCGGGTCACGTCGGCGCGGGAGGGTCGCGCGGGACTCCAGGCCGCGCTTCACACCGGGCCCGACCTGATCGTGCTCGACGTGATGCTGCCGGGCCTGGGCGGGCTGGAGGTGTTGCGGCGGCTGCGGGCCGAGTCGGACGCCCCCGTCCTGATGCTGACGGCGCGGGAGGGCGAGGCCGACAAGGTGCTCGCCCTGGAACTGGGGGCCGACGACTACGTGACCAAGCCCTTCTCGGTCGCCGAACTCCTCGCGCGGGTCAAGGCCTTGCTGCGGCGCACACGACCGGTGGGAGAATGCGGCCCGCTCCGGCACGGCGCGCTGAGTCTCGACGCCCGGAGCCGCGAGGTCCGGCTCCGGGGCGAGGTGGTCCACCTCACCCGGGTGGAGTTCGAGCTGCTGCACCTACTGCTGCTGAGTCCCCAGCGCGTGTTCACCCGGGCGGAACTGCTCACGCACCTCCAGGAGGACGCGGGCGGCTCGGAGCGCACCATCAACGTGCACGTCCGCAACCTGCGCGCCAAGTTGAGTGAGGACGCGGAGTTGCTGGAGACGGTCTACGGGGTGGGCTACCGCCTGCGGGAGGTGCCGTGA
- a CDS encoding putative bifunctional diguanylate cyclase/phosphodiesterase has protein sequence MATEAGVTHPLLERQLRALGLDEATPPDPGVWRQFLAQVEGAYAGADEDRAQAATERQRAAQAGQEQRAFYEGILGRLPVEVAVLDPGGRYLFCNRAAIRDDAIRAWIIGRTDREYVEHRGFDPGVALRREARFRAAVEGGRPVSWEETFTTPGGEPRHHLRHFNPVFAPDERLEMVLGYGRDVTERRAAQDALQALNGELERRVGERTEELRRLNEQLQHDAFHDALTGLPNRALLRDRLGQAVERYHRRPGSGFAVLLLDCDRFKGVNDSLGHTAGDALLVEMAGRLRECVRPLDTVARMGGDEFVILLEEVDPGRALRAAERVQRALGTPLSLGGQDVQMSASIGVVLADPAHTCPEDVLRDADIAMYRAKARGRAGHQLFTAQMRAEALNLITLERDLRRAVRDGQLTVEYQPIVALSSGEPEGFEALVRWSHPTLGPVSPVQFIPVAEESGLILDLDRWVLREACVRMEAWRREVPHAGPLSLSVNFSGQQFAQPDLCERVEEILRETGFDPHLLRIEMTESVLVQDSEVARANFGRLRALGIGLHIDDFGTGYSSLGYLQHHPVNVIKIDRSFITRMSASAESAELVRTMIGMARHLGLRVVAEGVESPGQLDALRGLGCDYGQGYLFSRPLSPGAAALFLQGARGPSSGHEVTS, from the coding sequence GTGGCGACTGAGGCTGGAGTCACCCATCCCCTGCTGGAGCGGCAACTCCGGGCGCTGGGGCTGGACGAGGCCACGCCCCCGGACCCCGGGGTCTGGCGCCAGTTCCTCGCGCAGGTGGAGGGCGCCTACGCCGGGGCCGACGAGGACCGCGCTCAGGCCGCCACCGAGCGGCAGCGGGCGGCGCAGGCCGGGCAGGAGCAGAGGGCCTTTTACGAGGGCATCCTGGGGCGGCTGCCCGTGGAGGTCGCCGTGCTCGACCCCGGGGGGCGGTACCTCTTCTGCAACCGGGCGGCCATCCGCGACGACGCCATCCGGGCGTGGATCATCGGCCGCACCGACCGCGAGTACGTCGAGCACCGGGGCTTCGACCCGGGGGTGGCCCTTCGCCGCGAGGCCCGCTTCCGGGCGGCGGTCGAGGGGGGCCGTCCGGTCTCCTGGGAGGAGACGTTCACCACCCCCGGGGGCGAGCCGAGGCACCACCTGCGGCACTTCAACCCGGTGTTCGCCCCGGACGAGCGGCTGGAGATGGTCCTGGGGTACGGCCGCGACGTCACCGAGCGGCGGGCGGCGCAAGACGCCCTCCAGGCGCTGAACGGCGAACTGGAGCGGCGGGTGGGCGAGCGCACCGAGGAGCTGCGGCGGCTGAACGAGCAGCTTCAGCACGACGCCTTCCACGACGCGCTCACCGGCCTGCCGAACCGCGCGCTGCTGCGAGACCGGCTGGGGCAGGCCGTCGAGCGGTACCACCGTCGGCCGGGCAGCGGCTTCGCGGTGCTGCTCCTCGACTGCGACCGTTTCAAGGGGGTCAACGACTCGCTCGGGCACACGGCGGGGGACGCCCTGCTGGTCGAGATGGCGGGGCGGCTCAGGGAGTGTGTCCGGCCGCTCGACACGGTGGCGCGCATGGGCGGGGACGAGTTCGTGATCCTGCTGGAGGAGGTGGACCCGGGGCGGGCGCTGCGGGCCGCCGAGCGCGTTCAGCGGGCGCTGGGAACGCCGCTCTCCCTGGGAGGCCAGGACGTGCAGATGTCGGCGAGCATCGGGGTGGTCCTGGCCGACCCCGCGCACACCTGCCCGGAGGACGTGCTGCGCGACGCGGACATCGCCATGTACCGGGCCAAGGCGCGGGGCCGGGCCGGGCACCAGCTCTTCACCGCCCAGATGCGCGCCGAGGCGCTGAACCTGATTACCCTGGAGCGCGACTTGCGCCGCGCCGTGCGGGACGGGCAGCTCACGGTGGAGTACCAGCCTATCGTCGCCCTGAGCAGCGGCGAGCCGGAGGGCTTCGAGGCGCTCGTGCGCTGGTCGCACCCCACCCTGGGGCCGGTTTCCCCCGTCCAGTTCATCCCGGTCGCCGAGGAGAGCGGGCTGATCCTCGACCTCGACCGCTGGGTGCTGCGCGAGGCCTGCGTCCGGATGGAAGCCTGGCGGCGGGAGGTTCCGCACGCGGGCCCCCTCAGCCTCAGCGTGAACTTCTCCGGGCAGCAGTTCGCCCAGCCCGACCTGTGCGAGCGGGTCGAGGAGATCCTGCGCGAGACCGGCTTCGACCCACACCTGCTGCGCATCGAGATGACCGAGAGCGTCCTCGTGCAGGATTCGGAGGTCGCCCGCGCGAACTTTGGGCGCCTGCGGGCCCTGGGCATCGGGCTGCACATCGACGACTTCGGCACCGGCTACTCCTCGCTGGGCTACCTCCAGCACCACCCGGTCAACGTCATCAAGATCGACCGCTCCTTCATCACGCGCATGTCGGCCAGCGCCGAGAGCGCCGAACTCGTCCGCACGATGATCGGCATGGCCCGTCACCTCGGCCTGCGGGTGGTCGCCGAGGGCGTCGAGTCGCCGGGGCAGCTCGACGCCCTGCGCGGGCTGGGCTGCGACTACGGGCAGGGCTACCTCTTCTCCCGCCCGCTGAGCCCGGGGGCGGCCGCGCTCTTCTTGCAGGGCGCGCGTGGGCCCTCGTCCGGCCACGAGGTCACGAGTTGA
- a CDS encoding IclR family transcriptional regulator — protein MTQAARALGMSKSSAHALLTTLTQIGLLHRFVTGRYRLGFRVMALNAVLMSHTPWRAVACEEMTHLAEVVRETVHLAAFDGGQVICIDRVEGHPPLTETRVGATLPPHATALGKVILAHRPQADIERAFASGPLRAYTPNTITSRDELLSDLARTRERGYALAIEERVTGV, from the coding sequence GTGACCCAGGCCGCCCGCGCGCTGGGAATGTCGAAGTCGAGCGCCCACGCGCTCCTCACCACGCTGACGCAGATCGGGCTGCTGCACCGCTTCGTCACCGGGCGCTACCGGCTGGGCTTCCGGGTGATGGCGCTCAACGCCGTGCTGATGTCGCACACGCCCTGGCGCGCCGTCGCCTGCGAGGAGATGACGCACCTCGCCGAGGTCGTGAGGGAGACGGTGCATCTGGCGGCCTTCGACGGGGGGCAGGTGATCTGCATCGACAGGGTGGAGGGCCACCCGCCGCTGACGGAGACCCGCGTCGGCGCCACGTTGCCCCCTCACGCGACCGCCCTCGGCAAGGTCATCCTCGCGCACCGGCCCCAGGCGGACATCGAGCGCGCCTTCGCGTCGGGGCCGCTGCGGGCGTACACGCCGAACACGATCACGAGCCGCGACGAACTCCTCTCCGACCTCGCCCGCACCCGCGAGCGGGGCTACGCCCTCGCCATCGAGGAGCGGGTGACCGGCGTGTGA
- a CDS encoding sensor domain-containing protein translates to MSSAPHDLSLLGTLPDTAFAALLDLYVRLTGARSALLTLTDGETSWRGGQPPCQEPGDGDPGEGTTLAFRHEGLSGTLTLWGVENSLPEHTGTGPHPFVTALGHEWALYAGQTALQQAHDQLQAMVQAAPLAVYSLTLEGLVKQWNAAAAQTLGLPGERVLGREVEDDRLRSAFAALRRSVARGQHPTPPQHLQLERPDGGQVDVTLTAAPLPGGLVGTAQEVTREEGQRHQAAQQLALLESVLAHANDSVLITEAEPQDLPGPRIVYANAAFTRTTGYSLEEVLGQTPRLLHGPRTDRRALDKIREALKKWKSVQVEVVNYRKDGSEFWVELSIAPVADETGWYTHWISIQRDISERKQFAEHLDRERARVLELAAKNAPLSQVLARLAGTLERQFEGRRAAVVLPGEPPEVYTVHGDAEHERESWGRVAARAAEESFTLPFGAAPRTWHVWRHPVRNGEGEGLGTVLLLGKDAAPPNADERAQLDAGAGLAALVIERYRANSALERQALYDPLTNLPNRVLFERELKRTLAEAQAAGRPIAVGLMDLDRFKLINDTLGHSVGDALLQQVAARLRGALGGGDTLARMGGDEFLLVLGGSATPPGIQAAAERLLHTFTQPFGLAGHEVFVRPSIGFTVFPHAATAVEHLLQQADTAMYQAKRRGGGYAVYTQGGEERLAAITLETALNRALERQEFVLHYQPQWEARTGRMVGVEALLRWQHPELGLVPPADFIPLAEVTGLIVPIGAWVLRQACEQAVAWTSLAPELRMSVNLSARQFLEPNLIETVTWALQTSGLSPERLELELTESMLMQALEALGTLHRLKDLGVRVVVDDFGTGYSNLAYLKQYPIDGLKIDRSFTAGVASGLPAAGRDEALVKAVMNLAGALGLEVTVEGVETPPQLDFLREHACDYVQGYLTGRPQDARALGALLEGRRITSAR, encoded by the coding sequence ATGTCCTCGGCACCGCACGACCTCTCCCTTCTCGGCACCCTTCCGGACACCGCCTTCGCGGCGCTGCTGGACCTCTACGTTCGCCTGACGGGAGCGCGGAGCGCGCTGCTCACGCTGACCGACGGCGAGACCTCCTGGCGGGGCGGCCAGCCACCCTGCCAGGAACCGGGCGACGGGGACCCCGGGGAGGGGACGACGCTCGCCTTCCGGCACGAGGGGCTGAGCGGGACCCTGACGCTCTGGGGAGTGGAGAACTCCCTGCCGGAGCACACGGGGACGGGGCCGCACCCCTTCGTCACCGCCCTGGGGCACGAGTGGGCGCTGTACGCGGGGCAGACGGCGCTGCAACAGGCGCACGACCAGCTCCAGGCGATGGTGCAGGCCGCACCCCTGGCCGTGTACTCTCTGACGCTGGAGGGGCTGGTCAAGCAGTGGAACGCGGCGGCGGCGCAGACCCTGGGGCTGCCGGGCGAGCGGGTGCTCGGGCGTGAGGTCGAGGACGACCGCCTGCGCAGCGCCTTCGCGGCCCTGCGGCGCAGTGTGGCGCGGGGGCAGCACCCCACCCCGCCGCAACACCTGCAACTGGAGCGCCCGGACGGCGGGCAGGTGGACGTGACGCTGACGGCCGCGCCCCTGCCCGGCGGGCTGGTGGGCACGGCGCAGGAGGTCACGCGCGAGGAGGGGCAACGGCACCAGGCCGCGCAGCAGCTCGCCCTGCTGGAATCGGTCCTCGCGCACGCGAACGATTCGGTCCTGATCACCGAGGCCGAGCCCCAGGATTTGCCGGGGCCGCGCATCGTGTACGCGAACGCGGCCTTCACCCGCACGACGGGCTACTCGCTGGAGGAGGTGCTCGGCCAGACGCCCCGCCTCCTGCACGGGCCGCGCACCGACCGCCGGGCGCTCGACAAGATCCGCGAGGCCCTGAAGAAGTGGAAGAGCGTGCAGGTCGAGGTCGTCAACTACCGCAAGGACGGCAGCGAGTTCTGGGTCGAGCTGTCCATCGCGCCCGTCGCCGACGAGACCGGCTGGTACACCCACTGGATTTCGATCCAGCGCGACATCTCCGAGCGCAAGCAGTTCGCCGAGCACCTCGACCGTGAGCGGGCCCGGGTCCTCGAACTCGCCGCGAAGAACGCGCCCCTCTCGCAGGTGCTCGCGCGGCTGGCGGGCACCCTGGAGCGGCAGTTCGAGGGGCGGCGGGCGGCGGTCGTGCTGCCCGGAGAACCGCCCGAGGTCTATACCGTCCACGGGGACGCCGAGCACGAGCGCGAGAGCTGGGGGCGGGTGGCGGCCCGCGCGGCGGAGGAGAGCTTCACCCTGCCTTTCGGCGCGGCCCCGAGGACCTGGCACGTCTGGCGGCACCCGGTTCGGAACGGCGAGGGCGAGGGGCTGGGCACCGTCCTGCTGCTCGGCAAGGACGCCGCGCCCCCCAACGCCGACGAGCGGGCCCAGCTCGACGCGGGCGCGGGGCTCGCCGCCCTGGTGATCGAGCGGTACCGGGCGAACTCGGCGCTGGAGCGGCAGGCCCTGTACGACCCGCTGACCAACCTGCCCAACCGGGTGCTGTTCGAGCGCGAACTCAAACGCACCCTGGCCGAGGCGCAGGCGGCGGGAAGACCCATCGCCGTCGGGCTGATGGACCTCGACCGCTTCAAGCTGATCAACGACACCCTGGGACACAGCGTCGGCGACGCCCTTCTCCAGCAGGTCGCCGCCCGGCTGCGGGGGGCGCTGGGGGGAGGCGACACCCTGGCGCGCATGGGCGGCGACGAGTTCCTGCTCGTGCTGGGGGGAAGCGCCACCCCGCCGGGCATCCAGGCGGCGGCCGAGAGGCTGCTCCACACCTTCACCCAGCCCTTTGGCCTCGCCGGGCACGAGGTCTTCGTGCGGCCCTCCATCGGGTTCACGGTCTTTCCCCACGCGGCGACGGCGGTCGAGCACCTGCTTCAGCAGGCCGATACCGCGATGTACCAGGCCAAGCGCCGGGGCGGCGGCTACGCCGTGTACACCCAGGGGGGCGAGGAGCGCCTGGCGGCGATCACGCTGGAAACCGCGCTCAACCGCGCCCTGGAGCGCCAGGAGTTCGTGCTGCACTACCAGCCGCAGTGGGAGGCGCGCACCGGGAGAATGGTGGGGGTCGAGGCCCTGCTGCGCTGGCAGCACCCCGAACTCGGCCTCGTGCCGCCCGCCGATTTCATTCCCCTCGCCGAGGTGACCGGGCTGATCGTGCCCATCGGGGCGTGGGTGCTGCGGCAGGCCTGCGAGCAGGCCGTGGCGTGGACCTCTTTGGCCCCCGAGTTGCGGATGTCGGTGAACCTCTCCGCCCGGCAGTTTCTGGAGCCCAACCTGATCGAGACGGTGACCTGGGCCCTCCAGACCTCGGGCCTGAGTCCGGAGCGGCTCGAACTCGAACTCACCGAGAGCATGCTGATGCAGGCGCTGGAGGCGCTGGGAACCCTGCACCGCCTCAAGGACCTGGGGGTGCGGGTGGTCGTGGACGACTTCGGCACCGGCTACTCCAACCTCGCCTACCTCAAGCAGTACCCCATCGACGGGCTCAAGATCGACCGCTCCTTCACGGCGGGCGTGGCGAGCGGCCTCCCGGCGGCCGGGCGCGACGAGGCCCTGGTGAAGGCGGTGATGAACCTCGCCGGGGCGCTCGGCCTGGAGGTCACCGTGGAGGGGGTGGAGACCCCCCCGCAGCTCGACTTCCTGCGCGAGCACGCCTGCGACTACGTGCAGGGCTACCTCACGGGACGGCCCCAGGACGCGCGGGCGCTCGGCGCCCTGCTGGAGGGGCGCCGGATCACCTCGGCCCGCTGA